The following proteins are co-located in the Silene latifolia isolate original U9 population chromosome 1, ASM4854445v1, whole genome shotgun sequence genome:
- the LOC141590664 gene encoding uncharacterized protein LOC141590664, translated as MKTKNLNNNERSRITQLLLEQSNEGKPKYGAMSAVAKQFGVCRKTITDIWNTAKKQHTSGQAINVKSKLKGRSMVTRHKFDNDKLESIDLAKRTTQQELSEGLGVSQSTVCRWVAADLIDSHTNAVKPGLTENNKLARLMYCLSHLQYDKNTKRFVFKDQSNVIHMDEKWFFITKPSQRFYVGKKEKRPHRTVQSKRFIQKVMFMCAVARPKYGPNKEVISDGKMGIWPFVMEVPAKRKSKNRCVGTIETKSIDSITKAVTRDMLINKVLPSIKANWPSNYSKHILIQQDNARPHITNKDADFGRGMKKMGGRLN; from the coding sequence ATGAAGACAAAAAATCTTAACAACAATGAAAGATCAAGAATAACTCAGCTTTTATTAGAACAAAGTAATGAAGGAAAACCCAAGTATGGTGCAATGTCAGCTGTGGCTAAACAATTTGGGGTATGTAGGAAGACCATAACCGACATTTGGAATACAGCAAAGAAGCAACACACATCAGGACAAGCTATTAATGTGAAGAGCAAACTGAAAGGAAGATCAATGGTAACAAGGCACAAGTTTGACAATGATAAGCTAGAGAGTATTGACTTGGCTAAGAGGACAACACAACAAGAACTTTCTGAAGGTTTGGGTGTAAGTCAATCAACTGTTTGTAGATGGGTGGCAGCAGATCTCATAGACTCACATACTAATGCAGTAAAGCCAGGTTTGACAGAAAACAATAAACTTGCTAGATTAATGTATTGTCTTTCACATTTACAATATGATAAAAACACCAAACGCTTTGTTTTTAAAGATCAGAGTAATGTCATTCATATGGATGAAAAATGGTTTTTTATTACCAAACCTAGTCAAAGATTTTATGtagggaaaaaagaaaaaagaccaCATAGAACTGTCCAATCAAAAAGATTCATTCAAAAAGTTATGTTCATGTGTGCTGTTGCTAGACCCAAATATGGTCCCAACAAAGAAGTAATTTCTGATGGAAAGATGGGTATATGGCCATTTGTGATGGAAGTGCCAGccaaaagaaaatcaaaaaatagaTGTGTGGGAACTATAGAAACAAAGAGCATAGACTCAATCACAAAGGCAGTTACAAGAGATATGTTAATCAACAAAGTGTTGCCATCAATAAAAGCAAACTGGCCATCAAATTACAGCAAACACATTCTGATACAACAAGATAATGCTAGACCCCATATAACCAATAAGGATGCAGATTTTGGAAGGGGCATGAAGAAGATGGGTGGAAGATTGAATTAA